A region from the Lolium perenne isolate Kyuss_39 chromosome 4, Kyuss_2.0, whole genome shotgun sequence genome encodes:
- the LOC127347120 gene encoding uncharacterized protein has translation MSSDDESDDDLLMEVALLIHEYNVAQIPVYRRSLPKRTLALDRKRERGHDMLFYDYFHYSKALFTPQMFRRRFRMSRPLFNWIMDVVKVYDDYFIAKHDAVGKVDLSSYHKCTTDIRMLAYGVAGDYIDEYIRMSESSSLEAMYMFCRGSFKDHSEGRTVILEALLHMTHGFDTHFFGMAGSHNDVNVLQHSPVFDMLAHGQSPDVDFQINGHNYNKGYYLADSIYPPWAMLVKIIRRSKREHEASFAKEQEASRKDVEQEFGILQACWAIVRHPARTWSVQTMCEVMTACAIMHNMIVEVERDDSLYDNDWEGQEELVAPQGGPASFQDILHVHHEIRGQTVHNQLQANLVEHMWMHVGNNIANNNNDENPE, from the exons ATGTCCTCAGACGACGAGTCAGACGATGACTTACTCATGGAGGTTGCGTTGCTCATCCACGAGTACAATGTCGCGCAGATCCCTGTGTACCGGAGGTCCTTGCCGAAACGCACGCTGGCCTTGGATcgcaaaagagaacgcggccacgacATGCTCTTTTACGACTACTTCCACTACAGCAAGGCATTGTTCACGCCGCAAATGTTTCGCCGCCGTTTTCGGATGTCCAGACCGTTATTCAACTGGATAATGGATGTCGTCAAGGTTTACGACGACTACTTCATCGCCAAACATGATGCAGTTGGCAAGGTAGACCTATCTTCATATCATAAATGCACAACAGATATTAGGATGCTAGCATATGGTGTTGCCGGTGACTACATAGATGAGTACATCCGGATGAGCGAGTCTAGCAGCTTGGAAGCGATGTATATGTTCTGCAGA gggtcgttcaaggatcattcTGAGGGGCGCACAGTGATTCTTGAAGCGTTGCTTCACATGACACATGGATTTGACACTCATTTTTTCGGAATGGCCGGCTCACACAATGACGTCAATGTGCTGCAGCACTCTCCAGTGTTTGATATGCTTGCGCACGgtcagtcccctgatgtggattttCAGATCAACGGCCACAACTACAacaaggggtactaccttgctgatagtatctatccaccttgggctatGCTCGTGAAGATAATCCGTCGTTCCAAAAGAGAGCACGAGGCAAGTTTTGCCAAAGAGCAAGAGGCATCCCGGAAAGATGTCGAGCAGGAGTTTGGTATCCTCCAAGCTTGTTGGGCTATCGTCAGGCACCCTGCTAGAACATGGAGTGTGCAAACCATGTGCGAGGTGATGACCGCTTGTgcaatcatgcacaacatgattgttgaggtagagcgggatgattcactgtATGATAATGATTGGGAAGGCCAGGAAGAGTTGGTTGCTCCTCAAGGTGGTCCGGCTTCATTCCAGGATATCCTCCATGTGCATCACGAAATTCGGGGCCAAACGGTTCACAACCAACTCCAGGCTAATTTGGTTGAGCACATGTGGATGCATGTTGGCAACAATATTGCAAACAATAACAATGATGAAAATCCCGAATAA